DNA from Nocardioides seonyuensis:
TCACCGAGATCGACGCCTTCGACCTCGACGACATCGCCGTCGAGGGCTACGACCCGCATCCGGGGATCAAGGCCCCCATCGCGGTCTGAGCTGCCCACCCATGACTCGGCCCCACCAGCGCGTCGTCCTCGTCGCTGCCCTCGCCCGCAACCGCGTCATCGGGCACGAGGGCCGGATCCCCTGGCACCTGCCCCACGACTTCGCCCACTTCAAGCGGGAGACCCTGGGCCACACCCTGGTGATGGGACGGCTCACCTGGGACTCCATCGGGCGGCCCCTGCCCGGCCGCCGCACCATCGTGATCACGCGTGACCTGACGTTCGATCCCGGCCATGACGACGTCCACGTGGTCCACTCGCTCGAGACCGCCCTCGAGCTGGCGGCCGACCTGCCCGGTGACGTGATGGTGGCCGGCGGGGGACAGGTCTACGAGGCTGCCCTGCCCCACGCCACCCACCAGGTCC
Protein-coding regions in this window:
- a CDS encoding dihydrofolate reductase, whose protein sequence is MTRPHQRVVLVAALARNRVIGHEGRIPWHLPHDFAHFKRETLGHTLVMGRLTWDSIGRPLPGRRTIVITRDLTFDPGHDDVHVVHSLETALELAADLPGDVMVAGGGQVYEAALPHATHQVLTEVDLEPEGDAFYPVYAAEEWVETRREIGEGLEWVWLERRLTA